The following are encoded together in the Solenopsis invicta isolate M01_SB chromosome 14, UNIL_Sinv_3.0, whole genome shotgun sequence genome:
- the LOC105208253 gene encoding histone H3.3: protein MVRRKSSPRSRPEGPRKDKTTVVVHKRQRKNRVLKEIKRLRRTTGFLIPKLPFARLVREIILDLFPRQEILRIQATALEALQEASEMYIVQFFEDTVLLAMHAKRVTVMRNDMILMRRLRGRDDIINR from the exons ATGGTCCGACGAAAATCCTCACCAAG atCCAGACCTGAGGGACCAAGAAAAGACAAG ACAACTGTGGTAGTGCACAAAAGACAAAGGAAAAATCGAGTATTAAAGGAAATTAAACGTTTAAGAAGAACCACAGGCTTTCTCATTCCTAAACTTCCCTTTGCACGTTTAGTCAGAGAAATTATCCTCGACTTATTTCCCAGACAGGAAATTCTCAG aATACAAGCCACTGCTCTCGAAGCCTTACAAGAAGCATCAGAGATGTACATCGTGCAATTCTTCGAAGATACAGTATTGCTAGCGATGCACGCTAAACGGGTCACTGTTATGCGAAATGATATGATTCTAATGCGCAGGCTAAGGGGCCGCGACGATATCATCAACAGATAA